From Pagrus major chromosome 6, Pma_NU_1.0, one genomic window encodes:
- the LOC140997891 gene encoding uncharacterized protein yields MGNYIGATQDDSTNPQPSAGQFPQVPQDTSNNTEVDQTGQHQDASVKSFDATQNNSTHPDTSAGQVAQDQELPVEKSSSSSSAAASTTEEKTCSCLLPVVHFWYVNHIFKEDIKRIEREHGVKMSAEVNVTFVGDQKDEGLKEALSEFTDLVQKRIGEFEGSVTPLKSLDAGDFKNALKIIQRPENKLLVTLSSEDLTIYGPKPIPNVISKSLNATQTSSANTYNSAAESQDTSLNIGMSIKDHLVNNGLTMQESHWKLMTTSFSNDVERIKDKFRVDFKDSDVRHGKVSVKAHYKRSGGNASMESHAVRALLHLCQKIATSPKNVTQHQGATGFSDSTKNSSSVYPSEGASSGPVANSQSGYSTRKTEDSAREEATARDNEDEDQCAICQDTLKNKKQLKCKHEFCEECLEESKKHMGPICPVCKDVFGVIEGTQPEGTMSVYKRSSSLPGFKDCGTIVIDYYFPSGKQTERHPNPGQHYQGTSRTAYLPDNKEGKEVLRLLEKAFDQKLIFTVGTSTTTGRDNQVTWNDIHHKTSMTGGPQSFGYPDPDYLRRVRDELKAKGIE; encoded by the exons ATGGGAAACTACATTGGTGCAACACAGGACGACTCCACAAATCCCCAACCTTCTGCTGGACAGTTTCCACAGGTGCCTCAAGACACATCAAATAACACTGAAGTT GACCAGACGGGACAACATCAAGATGCCAGCGTAAAGTCCTTTGATGCAACACAGAACAACTCAACACATCCCGACACTTCTGCTGGACAAGTTGCACAG gaCCAAGAGCTACCAGTGGAAAAAAGTAGTTCCAGCAGTTCAGCAGCAGCGTCTACAACAGAAGAGAAGACATGTTCTTGTCTTCTCCCAGTCGTCCACTTCTGGTACGTGAACCACATCTTCAAGGAGGACATTAAACGCATCGAGAGAGAGCATGGAGTTAAAATGAGTGCAGAAGTGAATGTGACCTTTGTAGGAGACCAAAAAGACGAAGGCCTGAAAGAAGCTCTCTCTGAGTTCACTGACCTAGTTCAGAAGCGTATAGGTGAATTTGAAGGCTCAGTTACTCCTCTCAAGTCCCTAGATGCAGGAGACTTCAAGAACGCACTGAAAATCATCCAGAGGCCTGAGAACAAGCTTCTGGTTACTCTTTCCTCTGAAGATTTGACCATATATGGGCCAAAACCAATTCCAAATGTCATCAGTAAGTCCTTAAATGCGACACAGACATCCTCAGCAAATACCTACAACTCTGCTGCAGAGTCTCAAGACACATCCCTGAACATTGGCATGAGCATCAAAGACCATCTTGTTAATAATGGACTGACCATGCAGGAGAGCCACTGGAAACTGATGACTACTTCTTTCAGTAATGACGTAGAGAGGATCAAAGATAAGTTCCGTGTGGACTTTAAGGATTCAGACGTCCGTCATGGCAAAGTCAGTGTCAAAGCTCATTATAAAAGATCTGGAGGAAACGCTTCAATGGAGAGCCATGCTGTCAGAGCTCTTCTTCATCTGTGCCAGAAGATCGCCACATCACCCAAGAACGTCACCCAACACCAAGGTGCCACAGGGTTCAGTGACTCTACGAAGAATTCAAGCAGTGTTTATCCATCAGAGGGGGCCTCCAGTGGACCTGTGGCCAACAGCCAGTCAGGATACAGCACTCGCAAAACTGAAGATTCTGCAAGAGAGGAAGCAACAGCAAGAGACAATGAAGATGAAGACCAATGTGCTATATGCCAAGATACATTAAAGAACAAGAAACAGCTCAAGTGTAAACATGAGTTTTGTGAGGAATGCCTGGAAGAGTCAAAGAAACACATGGGACCTATCTGTCCTGTATGCAAAGATGTCTTTGGTGTGATAGAGGGAACCCAGCCAGAAGGAACAATGTCAGTGTATAAAAGAAGCTCATCCCTTCCTGGATTCAAAGACTGTGGCACTATAGTCATCGACTATTATTTTCCAAGTGGAAAACAAACG GAAAGGCATCCAAATCCTGGACAACATTATCAAGGTACAAGCAGAACAGCATACCTGCCAGACAACAAAGAGGGCAAAGAAGTCCTGCGCCTGTTAGAGAAAGCATTTGACCAGAAGCTCATTTTCACTGTTGGGACGTCCACAACAACTGGGAGGGACAACCAGGTGACCTGGAACGACATTCACCACAAGACCTCGATGACTGGAGGACCACAGAG tTTTGGGTATCCTGACCCTGACTACCTGAGAAGAGTCAGAGATGAGCTGAAGGCTAAAGGCATCGAGTGA